The segment ATATGAGCAAATTGTTGGTGTTCCAGAGCTGTTAGGTGTTGAAAATATTATGGCGGCAGAGGTAGTTATAAGAGTTGTCGCAGAAACATTGCCAATGCAGCATTATACAGTCGCTCGTGCATTAAGGAAGGAAATCAAGAATGTTCTCGATGAGAATGGGATTGAAAGTCCATATCCAAAATTAATGATGTACTCGAAACCAGAATAATTTCAGGAGGAAATATGGAACCGAAAGAGTTTGCTATCAATGATATTGTTGAGATGAAAAAAGCTCATCCTTGTGGTACAAATCGTTGGAAAATTATAAGGATGGGGATGGATATCCGCATTAAATGTGAAGGCTGTGAGCACAGTGTTCTTATCCCAAGAAGAGAATTTTCACGAAAAATGAAAAAAATGTTAGTAAAGCATGAAGAATAATTCATGCTTTTTTTATGGAAAAAGGACTGTTGCATAAGCAAGGCTACTTGTCTTTTTTGCAGGTTAAATCTATAATTGGTAAAGGTTTAAGTACAAACGAAACTAATTTCTGCCAACAGAAGCAGGTTTAATATAAGGGAGTGACATTATGGCGTTAACTGCTGGAATAGTAGGGTTGCCGAACGTCGGTAAATCTACATTATTTAATGCAATAACACAGGCTGGTGCAGAATCAGCAAACTATCCATTCTGTACAATTGATCCGAATGTGGGAATTGTAGAGGTACCAGATCCAAGATTGAATAAATTGACTGAGCTTGTTCAGCCGAAGAAGACAGTACCAACAACTTTCGAATTCACAGATATTGCTGGAATCGTTAAGGGTGCAAGTAAAGGGGAAGGTTTAGGTAATAAGTTCCTTTCTCATATCCGTGAAGTGGATGCTATTTGTCAAGTTGTCCGCTGCTTTGCTGATGATAATATTACACATGTTTCTGGAAAAGTAGATCCAATCTCTGACATCGAAACAATCAATCTAGAATTGATTCTTGCAGATTTAGAATCTGTTGAAAAAAGAATTGGCCGTGTAGGAAAAATGGCTAAACAAAAAGATAAAGAAGCATTAGCTGAGTTAGAAGTGCTTGAGATATTAAAAGCTGCTTTTGAAGAAGAAAAGCCAGCTAGAGCTGTTGAGTTCACTGATGAGCAAGCTAAAATTGCGAAAAACCTTCACTTATTGACAATCAAGCCAGTATTATATGTGGCAAACGTTGGTGAAGATGAAATTGGTGATACAGAAAACAATGAATATGTACAGCGAGTTAGAGAATTTGCTGGTAATGAAAATGCTGAGGTTATTGTTATCTGTGCAAAGATTGAAGAAGAGATTGCTGAGCTTGAAGGGGAAGAAAAGGCAATGTTCCTTGAGGAGCTTGGAATTGAAGAGTCAGGTCTTGACCAGCTGATAAGAGCAGCATATGATTTGCTAGGCTTGGCAACATATTTCACTGCTGGAGTTCAAGAGGTTCGTGCTTGGACATTTGTTCAAGGAATGAAAGCACCTCAGTGTGCTGGCATTATCCATTCCGATTTCGAAAGAGGTTTCATTAGAGCGGAGACTGTTTCATATGATGACCTTATTGTGAGCGGTAATATGGTTGCTGCAAAAGAAGCAGGTAAAGTTCGTCTTGAAGGAAAAGAGTATATTGTTAAAGACGGAGATATTATTCACTTCCGCTTTAATGTTTAATAACTGAATTTATATGAGTGAAAGACCGTCTTTATACTTTTAAAGGCGGTTTTTACATTTTCTTTAGCTCATTCGACAAAAAAGCTCTCCATAGGGAGCAGACAGTCAGGAAATATCTTGGAAAATCCTTATGAATAATTAGCTGAATTCGACAATGTGATAAAGAGGATACTTTTACAGTGCGTTTACATGCCCCTTTCAAACTGGTGCTATTATTCCTTTAGAGGGACCATAATACATGTTCCAAAGGGGGATTTTTAGGTGAAAATTGCAATTTTTACAGATACCTATTTTCCGCAAGTCAATGGGGTTGCTAACTCTTTGAAAAGGCTAACAGATCACTTAGAAAAAAGGCAAATTCAATATCAAATTTATGCACCTGAAGTGGAAGATGCTCCGGTTTATCCAAACATTAACCAGTTTTTTAGTATCCCGGTCTTTTTATATCCCGAATGCAGAACTGCTTTAGCTAATCCTAAAAAAATCAAAGCTAAGGTACAGGAATTTAACCCAGATATTATACATATTGCTACACCGTACATGATGGGTCTATATGGACTATTTTGCGCCAAAAGGCTTCATATTCCAGTTGTTTCCTCCTACCACACTCATTTTGACCAGTATTTAGAGTACTACAAAGCCTCTTGGCTGCTGCCTGTTCTCCATAAATACTTGAAATGGTTTCATGAGTCCACATTAAGGACCTTTGCACCTTCAAACGAAACAAAATCAAAACTAATCGAGCTTGGCTTCCACTCCTTATCAATATGGGGAAGAGGGATAGACTGCACTCAATTCCGCCCTATCGCTACAACTTATGCTATCAGACAAAAATACAATATACAGGAGGAGTTTATTCTTTTGTATGTTGGAAGATTTGCTCCAGAAAAAGACCTGAGCACACTTTCATCCATAATGGACTCTGTTCCTGATAACTGGAATAAAAAAGTACATTGGCTGCTTGCAGGAGACGGTCCTAGTTTGCCTGAATGGAAACGGAAAGCAGCCGATTGGAATAATGTTACACTGACCGGTTATTTAAAAGGAGAAGAGCTATCAGAGGCTTATGCAAGTGCTGATTTATTTGTATTCCCTTCTACAACAGAAACATTTGGTAATGTCGTACTAGAATCATTGGCATCAGGAACTCCAGCTATCGTTTCAAATTCAGGGGGTGTGAAAGAATTAGTGGAGGATGGTACAACAGGGAGAGTTTGTACAGCAAAAAGTGCGGGCGAATTCACAAGGGCAATTATTGAGCTGCTTGCAGATCAGGAAAAAAGAAGTTTATTTGGCATAGCAGCCAGAAAATATGCATTAAGTCAGTCATGGGAAAGTATTCTTGATAACTTAATTGGAGAATATGAAGAGGTGCTAATAAATAGCAGAGGAGAACAAAGGATTTATGCATAAATGCAACTGAATATTTACATTCTCAGCAATTCTTTTTAGTATTCATTGCAAATCTATTCCCAATATGCTATAATTTCATCTTGTGAGTAATGTATAAATTGCTCCTTGCCCAATCGGGCCGTTTAGACCAAAAGGAGGTGAAAGTGATGAAAAAGTACGAAATTATGTACATCATCCGTCCAAATATTGAAGATGAAGCTAAAAAAGCTCTAGTTGAGCGTTTTAACGGTATTCTTGCTGATAATGGAGCGGAAGTTGCTGAATCAAAAGAGTGGGGTAAACGTCGTCTTGCATACGAAATCAATGATTTCCGCGATGGCTACTACCAACTTGTGAAAGTTAACGCTGCACCAGTAGCAGTTGAGGAGTTCTCTCGTTTAGCTAAAATTAACGAAGATATCATCCGTCACATTGTTATTAAAGAAGAAGCTAAATAATAAATAGAATGTATTCATGTTTCACGTGGAACATGATGGAAGGGAGTTGAAACTGATGATGAACCGTGTTGTTCTTGTTGGCCGACTGACGAAGGATCCTGAACTGCGATACACACCGAGTGGAGCTGCTGTTGCAACTTTCACACTTGCGGTCAATCGTACTTTTACGAACCAACAAGGTGAAAGAGAAGCAGACTTTATCAATTGTGTAATCTGGAGAAAACCTGCAGAAAATGTAGCTAATTTCTTGAAGAAAGGAAGCTTAGCTGGCGTTGACGGCAGACTTCAAACACGCAGTTATGAGGGACAAGATGGAAAGCGTGTCTATGTTACAGAAGTGCAAGCAGAAAGTGTTCAATTTCTTGAACCTAGAAACAGCAACTCTGGAAATAGAAATGACAACATGAATTATAGTGCACCAAGGGAACAAGATAATCCTTTCGGAGGCTCTAATAATTATCAGAATCAGCGACCTCAAAATAAAAACAATGATTATACAAGAATGGACGAGGATCCATTTGCTAATAGCGGTCAAATCGACATTTCAGATGATGACTTGCCATTCTGATAATCGACAATAAATAAAAAAAGGAGGGAAATTGACATGGCAATGGGCGGACGCAGAGGCGGACGTGCTAAGCGCCGTAAAGTATGTTACTTTACAGCTAACGGCATTACGCAAATCGATTATAAAGATGTAGATCTTCTTAAAAAATTCATCTCTGAGCGTGGTAAAATCTTACCTCGTCGTGTAACTGGTACAAGTGCAAAATATCAACGTAAGTTGACTATTGCAATCAAACGTTCACGTACTATGGCTTTACTTCCATACGTAACTGGTGAATAATAAAAAAACACATTAGGTTAACTCCTAATGTGTTTTTTTATACTTAACGGTAAATTAATTTTGTGAATATATTATATGTTTGAATGACCTAGTATAAAATAGTAAAATAACATGGAGGGTATCCTTATATTTTTCTTATGCTAACAGGGTGTTAAAATCGCGTTTATGAATAGAAGAATTGGTGGAAATACTATGTATGTATAAGTATTTTTCGTTCTTACTTATTTATCGAGATACGGTATAATAGTGGCATAAAGAACTGTATACATATTAAATTAACTATATTAGGAGTGAATAAATATTGCCTGCTTTTTTGGAAAAGGGATCAATTCGCTATCCATTAATTTGTCTGATTGGCATAACTCTGATCCTCCTTGGTATCATCTCCTTTTATAATTGGCTATTTGCCATTTTAGGGTTACTTCTTTCTGTTATCCCTTTCTATTTCATCATTCAGATGAATGTGCGGCAAAGGAAGGAAACGGAAGAATATATTACGACCCTTTCCTACCGTGTGAAAAAGGTCGGAGAAGAGGCATTAATGGAAATGCCGATTGGGATTATGCTCATTAATGATGAATACTATATTGAGTGGACAAATCCATATTTAGCGTACAGCTTTACAGAGGACAGCTTAGTCGGAAGATCATTGTATGATGTGTCTCCATCAGTTATTCCCCTTATTAAACAAGAGGTGGAAACAGAAATTATCACACTTCATAATCGTAAATTTAGAGTTATCCATAAAAAAGAAGAGCGACTCCTCTACTTTTTTGATGTAACAGAACAGACTGAGATAGAGAAGCTTTACGAGGATGAAAGAACAGCAATTGCCATCATCTTTTTAGATAATTATGATGATCTTACACAAGGAATGGATGACCAAACGCGAAGCAGCTTAAATAACAGTGTTACCTCCATCCTAAATAAATGGGCAACAGATAATGGTGTATTATTAAAACGGATATCCTCAGAACGTTTCTTTGCAGTATTTAATGAAAATATTCTTCAACATCTTGAAAAGGATAAATTCACGATTTTGGATGAGGTAAGAGAGCTAACTTCAAAGCAGAATGTACAGCTGACATTAAGTATTGGAGTCGGTTCAGGAGTTTCCTCCCTGCCAGAGCTAGGAACTATCGCTCAATCAAGCCTTGATTTAGCTTTAGGCCGAGGCGGCGACCAAGTGGCTATTAAACAGCCTA is part of the Niallia taxi genome and harbors:
- a CDS encoding glycosyltransferase family 4 protein yields the protein MKIAIFTDTYFPQVNGVANSLKRLTDHLEKRQIQYQIYAPEVEDAPVYPNINQFFSIPVFLYPECRTALANPKKIKAKVQEFNPDIIHIATPYMMGLYGLFCAKRLHIPVVSSYHTHFDQYLEYYKASWLLPVLHKYLKWFHESTLRTFAPSNETKSKLIELGFHSLSIWGRGIDCTQFRPIATTYAIRQKYNIQEEFILLYVGRFAPEKDLSTLSSIMDSVPDNWNKKVHWLLAGDGPSLPEWKRKAADWNNVTLTGYLKGEELSEAYASADLFVFPSTTETFGNVVLESLASGTPAIVSNSGGVKELVEDGTTGRVCTAKSAGEFTRAIIELLADQEKRSLFGIAARKYALSQSWESILDNLIGEYEEVLINSRGEQRIYA
- a CDS encoding DUF951 domain-containing protein, with the translated sequence MEPKEFAINDIVEMKKAHPCGTNRWKIIRMGMDIRIKCEGCEHSVLIPRREFSRKMKKMLVKHEE
- the ychF gene encoding redox-regulated ATPase YchF codes for the protein MALTAGIVGLPNVGKSTLFNAITQAGAESANYPFCTIDPNVGIVEVPDPRLNKLTELVQPKKTVPTTFEFTDIAGIVKGASKGEGLGNKFLSHIREVDAICQVVRCFADDNITHVSGKVDPISDIETINLELILADLESVEKRIGRVGKMAKQKDKEALAELEVLEILKAAFEEEKPARAVEFTDEQAKIAKNLHLLTIKPVLYVANVGEDEIGDTENNEYVQRVREFAGNENAEVIVICAKIEEEIAELEGEEKAMFLEELGIEESGLDQLIRAAYDLLGLATYFTAGVQEVRAWTFVQGMKAPQCAGIIHSDFERGFIRAETVSYDDLIVSGNMVAAKEAGKVRLEGKEYIVKDGDIIHFRFNV
- the rpsF gene encoding 30S ribosomal protein S6 — encoded protein: MKKYEIMYIIRPNIEDEAKKALVERFNGILADNGAEVAESKEWGKRRLAYEINDFRDGYYQLVKVNAAPVAVEEFSRLAKINEDIIRHIVIKEEAK
- the rpsR gene encoding 30S ribosomal protein S18; the protein is MGGRRGGRAKRRKVCYFTANGITQIDYKDVDLLKKFISERGKILPRRVTGTSAKYQRKLTIAIKRSRTMALLPYVTGE
- the ssb gene encoding single-stranded DNA-binding protein, whose protein sequence is MMNRVVLVGRLTKDPELRYTPSGAAVATFTLAVNRTFTNQQGEREADFINCVIWRKPAENVANFLKKGSLAGVDGRLQTRSYEGQDGKRVYVTEVQAESVQFLEPRNSNSGNRNDNMNYSAPREQDNPFGGSNNYQNQRPQNKNNDYTRMDEDPFANSGQIDISDDDLPF